In Deltaproteobacteria bacterium, the following are encoded in one genomic region:
- a CDS encoding NAD(P)H-quinone oxidoreductase produces MKAIRIHEFGQSEDVLKYEDVAVPEPKTGEVLIKVEAASLNRADLGLRKGTYRIAADALPVIPGREFAGTIAKLGSGVNDFTIGQRGVAYPSLGGYAEYAVAKTSEVRPIPDGVTFAQAAALPTAALTAWFGLQTDGNLKSSEWLLVQGGSSGVGVAAIQIAKYLGAKVIATSGSEEKCRKLRKFGADITIDVSANDFVAEVMRATNNRGVDVVLEMIGGEVYQKSLHTLAPGGRLFSIGGAFGAVPDPAPQLTEGRKATRFSITNYLKTKPEEFHQLDIILGLVQEKKFDVGIGKTFSLAETAAAQRYLEGREHFGKVMLSM; encoded by the coding sequence ATGAAGGCGATCCGCATCCATGAATTCGGCCAATCGGAAGACGTGCTCAAGTACGAAGATGTCGCGGTGCCGGAACCCAAGACCGGCGAAGTCTTGATCAAAGTCGAAGCTGCGTCACTCAACCGCGCCGATCTCGGTCTGCGCAAAGGCACCTATCGGATCGCCGCCGACGCCTTGCCGGTAATTCCCGGCCGCGAATTTGCCGGAACCATTGCCAAACTCGGCTCGGGCGTGAACGATTTCACTATCGGCCAGCGCGGCGTCGCTTATCCAAGTCTTGGCGGCTACGCCGAATACGCTGTGGCCAAAACTTCCGAAGTCCGACCCATCCCCGACGGCGTCACCTTCGCCCAAGCGGCGGCGTTGCCAACCGCAGCGCTCACCGCCTGGTTCGGCTTACAGACCGACGGCAATTTGAAATCATCTGAATGGCTACTGGTTCAAGGCGGCAGCAGCGGCGTTGGCGTCGCGGCGATTCAAATCGCCAAGTATCTCGGCGCCAAAGTGATCGCTACTTCCGGCAGCGAAGAAAAATGCCGCAAGCTGCGCAAATTCGGCGCCGACATCACAATCGACGTCTCGGCCAACGATTTCGTCGCCGAAGTCATGCGCGCAACAAACAATCGCGGCGTCGATGTGGTCTTGGAAATGATCGGCGGCGAAGTCTATCAGAAAAGTTTGCACACCCTGGCGCCGGGCGGACGGTTGTTCTCCATTGGCGGCGCTTTCGGCGCGGTTCCCGATCCAGCGCCTCAGCTCACCGAGGGCAGAAAAGCCACGCGCTTTTCGATCACCAACTATTTAAAAACCAAGCCGGAAGAATTTCACCAACTCGACATTATTTTAGGACTGGTGCAAGAAAAGAAGTTCGATGTCGGCATCGGCAAAACTTTTTCCCTAGCCGAAACCGCCGCCGCCCAGCGCTATCTCGAAGGCCGTGAACATTTCGGCAAAGTGATGCTGTCGATGTGA
- a CDS encoding ABC transporter substrate-binding protein: protein MKRSAIFGILTMILASAVAAWAQKPLQTVRIGIESPAGTNSHYHVTKQAGLFQKYGLNLELISFPGGTVGMQSLIAGDIQFATQDGVATLTANLRGANIYFVGGMINTFPFSILSRAEIKVPADLRGKKIAISRYGSSSDTAVRTAVEKYGLKPDKDVFILQGGGQSERFAALKAGVIDAAIVSPPLNLAGRQLGFNEVIDLSESGIPYAHQLIVATKDFLDRNPDMTMRTLRALIEGLSLWKDPAKKPQVLKSIAQYLRLDPEKHQDQMEETYRYYSKTFPTKPYPTLEGVEFTAQILKRNRPEAKDLQAKDYVLYKYVAELEKEGFLAKVFGGK, encoded by the coding sequence ATGAAACGATCGGCGATTTTCGGAATATTGACGATGATATTGGCGTCCGCGGTTGCGGCGTGGGCGCAGAAGCCGCTGCAGACAGTGCGTATCGGTATCGAATCGCCGGCGGGGACCAACAGTCATTACCATGTCACTAAGCAGGCCGGGCTGTTTCAAAAGTACGGTTTAAATTTGGAGCTGATCTCGTTCCCCGGCGGTACCGTGGGCATGCAGTCGTTGATCGCCGGCGACATTCAGTTCGCTACTCAGGACGGCGTGGCGACGTTGACGGCCAATTTGCGCGGCGCCAATATTTATTTCGTCGGCGGCATGATCAATACCTTTCCGTTCAGCATTCTTTCGCGCGCCGAGATTAAAGTGCCGGCGGATTTACGCGGCAAGAAGATCGCCATCAGTCGCTACGGTTCCTCGTCCGATACGGCGGTGCGCACGGCGGTGGAAAAATACGGACTCAAGCCGGATAAAGACGTGTTCATTCTCCAAGGGGGCGGTCAAAGCGAGCGCTTCGCCGCGCTCAAGGCCGGCGTCATCGATGCTGCCATTGTCAGCCCGCCGCTCAATCTCGCCGGCCGGCAATTGGGTTTCAACGAAGTCATCGATCTATCCGAGTCCGGCATTCCCTACGCGCACCAACTGATCGTCGCCACCAAGGACTTTCTCGATCGCAATCCCGACATGACGATGCGCACGCTGCGGGCGCTCATCGAAGGCTTGAGCCTGTGGAAAGATCCGGCCAAGAAGCCGCAAGTTTTGAAATCCATCGCCCAATATCTCCGGCTCGATCCAGAAAAACACCAAGACCAGATGGAAGAAACCTACCGCTACTACAGCAAAACTTTTCCGACGAAACCTTACCCGACCCTCGAAGGCGTCGAGTTCACCGCGCAAATCCTAAAAAGAAATCGGCCCGAGGCCAAAGATTTGCAGGCGAAAGATTACGTCTTGTACAAGTACGTCGCTGAGTTGGAGAAAGAGGGTTTTCTCGCCAAGGTGTTCGGCGGAAAATAG
- a CDS encoding MFS transporter: protein MAQQVTPWQVLKQRDFGLFWASLLFSAVGSQISTVAIAWQVYEITNSPFQLGLAGLFRALPIMLLSIPGGVLADRMDRRLLLIVTQSLAALLALALALLSYFGTVQVWHIYLVTFLSGAVGIFDSPARTALIPTLVRAEQLATAYALNITWRQIATLSGPFIGGVIIATVGISLSYFIDALSFLSVIVCLALMRARTPAATGAKKESPLESVRGGFNFIRDNTAILGLMGMDTCVQFFGAYRSMMPVFARDILAVGPAGLGALLGVPAFGALAGSAIVMAMGNPKRKGQLIITVTLIYTAGLVCFALSRSLALSLTIVFFLGLVDAIGETLRDTMVQLITPDPMRGRVKSFDQVFMSAGTYLGHAQIGTAATFLGVPGALVMGGCLGSAGVLLVAKFTRGLRQIDA from the coding sequence ATGGCCCAACAAGTCACACCCTGGCAAGTGCTCAAGCAACGCGACTTCGGTCTGTTCTGGGCGAGCCTGCTTTTTTCCGCCGTCGGCAGCCAGATCTCAACCGTCGCCATCGCTTGGCAAGTCTACGAGATCACCAATTCGCCGTTTCAATTGGGGCTGGCCGGATTGTTTCGCGCCTTGCCGATCATGCTCTTGTCGATTCCCGGCGGTGTGCTCGCCGACCGCATGGACCGCCGTCTGCTCTTGATCGTCACGCAAAGTTTGGCCGCCTTGCTGGCACTCGCGCTGGCGCTGCTGAGTTATTTTGGCACGGTGCAGGTCTGGCACATTTATTTGGTGACGTTTCTGTCCGGCGCGGTCGGCATCTTCGATTCGCCGGCGCGCACGGCGCTGATCCCGACGCTGGTTCGTGCCGAACAATTGGCGACAGCCTATGCCTTGAATATTACTTGGCGCCAGATCGCCACGCTCTCCGGCCCGTTCATCGGCGGCGTGATCATCGCCACCGTCGGCATCAGCCTTTCGTATTTCATCGACGCGCTGAGTTTCTTGAGCGTCATCGTTTGCCTGGCGCTCATGCGCGCCAGGACACCCGCGGCGACCGGCGCGAAGAAGGAATCGCCGCTGGAGAGCGTGCGCGGCGGTTTTAATTTCATCCGCGACAATACGGCGATCTTGGGATTGATGGGGATGGATACTTGCGTGCAATTTTTCGGCGCCTACCGTTCGATGATGCCGGTGTTTGCCCGCGACATTCTCGCCGTCGGCCCCGCCGGTCTCGGCGCGCTGCTCGGCGTTCCCGCCTTCGGCGCCCTTGCCGGCTCGGCGATTGTCATGGCGATGGGAAATCCAAAACGAAAAGGCCAGCTGATTATCACCGTCACGTTAATCTACACGGCGGGTTTGGTTTGCTTCGCGCTGTCGCGCTCGCTAGCGCTTTCGTTGACCATCGTTTTTTTTCTCGGTCTGGTCGACGCCATCGGCGAAACCCTGCGCGATACGATGGTGCAACTGATCACACCCGACCCCATGCGCGGTAGGGTGAAAAGTTTCGATCAAGTCTTCATGTCCGCCGGCACCTACTTGGGCCACGCGCAAATCGGCACCGCGGCGACATTTCTCGGCGTCCCCGGCGCCTTGGTCATGGGCGGCTGTCTCGGTTCCGCCGGCGTGCTCTTGGTGGCGAAATTCACTCGCGGTTTGCGCCAGATCGATGCGTGA
- a CDS encoding CBS domain-containing protein translates to MGDLSNGAEINVLPPDLARMPRRVGELMTTQVVSLYPHNLFREAVDLMAHHSFHHLLVAEPDGRLAGVLSDRDILRAEGCYDSDSTLVADLMVSQVFTVQAQTPLSEAVELVLDHRLNCLPVVDDSGKICGIITTTDILNAFKNLQSAVENIS, encoded by the coding sequence ATGGGGGACTTATCGAACGGTGCAGAAATAAACGTATTGCCGCCAGATCTCGCCCGGATGCCGCGGCGGGTGGGTGAATTGATGACGACGCAGGTTGTCAGTTTGTATCCGCACAATTTGTTTCGTGAAGCGGTCGATTTGATGGCGCATCATTCGTTTCATCATTTGCTCGTCGCCGAACCGGATGGACGGTTGGCTGGCGTGCTCTCCGACCGCGACATCTTACGCGCGGAAGGTTGTTATGATTCCGATTCGACATTGGTTGCCGATTTGATGGTTTCCCAAGTGTTCACGGTGCAAGCGCAAACTCCATTGTCTGAAGCCGTTGAGCTGGTGCTCGATCATCGATTGAATTGTCTGCCGGTGGTCGATGACTCCGGCAAAATTTGCGGCATCATCACCACCACGGACATCTTGAATGCTTTTAAGAATCTTCAGTCCGCGGTGGAAAACATTTCCTAA